The DNA window TACCTAGAACAGGAACGGATACTTTCTCAAACATCGCAATGCCTTTAATTGCATCAAGTAATGCAATATCTTGTGGTGTAGTAACCACAATTGCACCTGTTACAGGGATTTGTTGCGATAAGGTGAGTTGAATATCCCCTGTTCCGGGTGGCATATCAATGACTAAATAATCAAGATTTGGCCACCATGTTTCGCTAAGTAATTGAGTTAAAGCATTACTTGCCATTGGGCCTCGCCAGATGGTTGCATTATCGGGGTCAATTAAATACCCAATTGAATTGGTAAAAATACCGTGCGTTTCAATCGGCGTCATATGTTGGTTGTCAGGCGATGTTGGGCGTTGTTGAGAGGCACCTAGCATATGTGGAATAGATGGTCCATAGATATCTGCATCTAATAAACCAACTCTAGCGCCTTGTGCTTTTAAGGCTAATGCAAGGTTAACAGCAACAGTTGATTTACCAACCCCTCCTTTACCAGAAGTTATCGCAATAATATTTTTTACCCCATTGATTGCAGGTTGGTTGTTGGCTCGTTTAAGAGTAGCAATTTGGTAGTTTAAATGCCATTTCACTTCAGTGGTATTTGTAACTTGTAGAAGGCTATCAGTGGTCTGTTGTTTTAAGATTTCAAAAACACTATTCCACACAAATGGCATTTGTAATTGAAGATGTAAAGTAGTGTCTATTAATTCAATTTTTTTAATTGCATTTAATTCAAGGAGATTTTTTTCTAAGCTATGATGTTTGAATTGAGACAAAATGACAATTATTTCTGTTAAAACATCTTGTTTTAGACCGTTATGTTTTGGTAATTCAAGAGTCATAAATTATCCTTAATATCTTGCTTTAAATTCTATGTTGGTAAACCTTCATTTCAATTTTGACCGAACAACTATTGGTTTGAAGTCTTTTAACTTATCAACTTGGAAAGTTTTATTCTAAGCTAATCTGGCGTGAAATCCTACTTTATCTTCTCTAGTCTCTAGTAAAGATGGTATGAATCCGCTAATATTAGCCGTTTATTTTATGTAGATTCAGAATTCCCAATGTATTTCAAATAATAAAAAGTGAAAGGTCGATAATAAATGGTTACTCCACGTCAAATTTTAGTTACTTGTGCTTTACCTTATGCGAATGGTCCTATTCATTTAGGACATATGTTAGAACATATCCAAGCAGATATTTGGGTGCGTTTTCAACGTATGCAAGGCAATCAAATTTACTTTGTTTGTGCTGATGATGCACATGGCACGCCAATTATGTTGAAAGCAGATCAAATGGGAATTACACCTGAACAACTGATTAATCAAGTACAACAACAACATATTGCTTCTTTTTCAGGTTTTAATATTAGTTACGATAATTATCATTCTACTCATAGTGAAGAAAATCGTGAACTTTCCGCTTTAATTTATACTCGCTTAAAAGAAAATGGTTTTATTAAAAGTCGGACTATTTCTCAATTATTTGATCCTGAAAAAGGAATGTTTCTGCCTGATCGTTTTGTGAAAGGTACTTGTCCTAAATGCCAAGCTAAAGATCAATATGGGGATAATTGTGAAGTTTGCTCCGCAACTTATAGTCCAACTGAATTGATTGAGCCTCGTTCAGCGATTTCTGGTGCAGTGCCTGTATTAAAAGAATCTGAACATTTTTTCTTTGATCTCCCAAGTTTTGAAGCGATGTTACAAACGTGGATTAAATCAGGATCACTGCAAAGTGAAGTGGCAAATAAAATGCAAGAATGGTTTGCATCGGGATTACAACAATGGGATATTTCTCGTGATGCCCCTTATTTTGGTTTTGAAATTCCTAATGCAGCAGGAAAGTATTTTTACGTTTGGCTTGATGCACCAATCGGCTATATGGCATCTTTTAAAAATCTTTGTCAAAAGACGGGATTAGACTTTGAGCATTATTGGCAAGCAAGTAGTCCAACCGAGTTATACCATTTTATTGGAAAAGATATTGTTTATTTCCATAGTTTATTCTGGCCTGCAATGTTAGATGGGGCGGGTTACCGTAAACCAACAAATATCTTTGTACATGGTTATGTTACAGTGAATGGCGAGAAAATGTCTAAATCTCGGGGCACCTTTATTCAAGCGGCTACTTATCTAAAATATTTAGATCCAGAATGTTTACGTTATTATTATGCGGCAAAATTGAGTAGTCGCATTGATGATCTTGATCTTAATCTTGATGATTTTGTTCAACGTGTTAATAGTGATCTAGTCAATAAATTAGTCAATTTAGCCAGTCGTAATGCAGGCTTTATCCAAAAACGTTTTGCGGGAAAATTAGCAGATAAATTAGAAGATCCAGCGTTATTTAATGACTTTATTGCACAAGCAGAAAATATCGTA is part of the Mergibacter septicus genome and encodes:
- the metG gene encoding methionine--tRNA ligase; the encoded protein is MVTPRQILVTCALPYANGPIHLGHMLEHIQADIWVRFQRMQGNQIYFVCADDAHGTPIMLKADQMGITPEQLINQVQQQHIASFSGFNISYDNYHSTHSEENRELSALIYTRLKENGFIKSRTISQLFDPEKGMFLPDRFVKGTCPKCQAKDQYGDNCEVCSATYSPTELIEPRSAISGAVPVLKESEHFFFDLPSFEAMLQTWIKSGSLQSEVANKMQEWFASGLQQWDISRDAPYFGFEIPNAAGKYFYVWLDAPIGYMASFKNLCQKTGLDFEHYWQASSPTELYHFIGKDIVYFHSLFWPAMLDGAGYRKPTNIFVHGYVTVNGEKMSKSRGTFIQAATYLKYLDPECLRYYYAAKLSSRIDDLDLNLDDFVQRVNSDLVNKLVNLASRNAGFIQKRFAGKLADKLEDPALFNDFIAQAENIVSCYEQREYGKAIREIMALCDKANKYIDEKAPWVIAKDESKAEELHQICSMGIQLFRILIGYLKPVLPQLAQRSEAFLNDELTWKNLAVPLLSHQISPFKALFSRLETKQIEQLIEASKQENATVTTALETKQAQVVQNSEIEPIAETITIEDFAKIDLRIAKIIKAEAVPEANKLLKLTLDIGNETRQVFAGIKSAYQPEELEGRLTVMVANLAPRKMKFGLSEGMVLAAGPGGKDLFILSPDQGAKVGMRVK
- the apbC gene encoding iron-sulfur cluster carrier protein ApbC, producing MTLELPKHNGLKQDVLTEIIVILSQFKHHSLEKNLLELNAIKKIELIDTTLHLQLQMPFVWNSVFEILKQQTTDSLLQVTNTTEVKWHLNYQIATLKRANNQPAINGVKNIIAITSGKGGVGKSTVAVNLALALKAQGARVGLLDADIYGPSIPHMLGASQQRPTSPDNQHMTPIETHGIFTNSIGYLIDPDNATIWRGPMASNALTQLLSETWWPNLDYLVIDMPPGTGDIQLTLSQQIPVTGAIVVTTPQDIALLDAIKGIAMFEKVSVPVLGIIENMSVHICANCGHHEAIFGTGGAEKIAEKYQVKLLGQLPLHLRLREDLDRGIPTVVADTQDPISQAYLELAQQISAELYWQGKTIPSEIMIKEVR